CTCCCCCCTGCCCGACCGCGGGCCGACCGGCCGGCGCACGGCCAAGGGGTCCCTCGCCGGCAAGAACGCCAAGCGGGTGGAGCGGCCCGCACCGTTGCGGCAGGTCGTCTACGACGCGCTCGCCGAGCTGATCATCAACCGCACTCTTGAACCCGGCCAGCACCTGGTCGAAGCCGACCTGGCCGAGTACCTGGGCGTCAGCCGCCAGCCGGTCCGCGAGGCGCTGCAGCGGCTGCAGACCGAGGGCTGGGTGGATCTGCGGCCCGCACAGGGCGCGTTCGTCCACCTCCCCACCGACGAGGAAGCCGACCAGCTGCTCGGCGTCCGCGCCGTGCTGGAGACGCACTCCGCGCAGCTCGCCGCCGCCTGCGCGACCGAGGAAAACATCAAGCGGCTTTGGGAACTGCAGGACGTCGGCATGAAAGCCCTCGCCGCCGACGACGCCGAGCGGCTCGTCGCCGCGAACGCCGACCTGCACTCCTACATCACCGAACTCACCGGAAACGCCGTTCTCGCCGAACTGATCGGACTAGTCGACCGCCGGGTGCGCTGGTACTACACGCCGATCGCCCGTCCTCGCGGCCGCGACGCCTGGCAGGAGCACGCCGAACTGATCCAGGCGATCGCCGCGCACAACGTCGAGAAGGCGCAGCAGATCATGGCGCAACACACCGAACGGACCCGGAAGGCGTTCCACGAGCACCCCGAGACCGCAGCGGAGTAAGCACCCCGACCCGGACCGTCCTGCCCCGGATCCGAAGAGCCAAAACCCGGGTCGAGGCACCTTGCCAGGGCATCCTTCGTGCCTTGACCAGGTGCCTCGACCCGGGTGGCGATCAGATTTCAGCGCGCCGCCAGGCGGTCTCACCCACCAGCGCTACCCGCTGCCGGCGCGGCGGACGGAACGACCACCCCTTCCCCCACGCCCGGCCCGGACCGTCCGGGCTGTCGCAGGAACAACGTCATCCCCGCCGACAGCAACGCGATGCACCCGGCCAGCACGTAAGCCCCGGTGTATCCCCAAGCCGCGATGACCCCGGCGGCCAGCCCTCCCCCGCCGACGCCGCCGACCAGCTTCGCGCTGTACACGATCCCGTAGTTGGTCGCGTTGTAATTCTCCCCGAAGTAGTCCGGCACCAGCGCCGCGAACAACGGATAGAACGCCCCGCTGCCGAATCCGGTCAGCACCGCGAACACCATGAACCAGAACAGACTGTGCGTCTTCCCCGACCACAGCACCCCGAATTGCGCGCCGGCAGCGATCACCAGCACCCAGAACAGCGTGGCCTTCCGCCCGATCCGGTCCGACGCCCAGCCGACAATGCCGCGCCCGACCCCGTTCACCACCGCGAGCACGCCCGCCGAGGACGCCGCTACGAACGCCCCGAATTGGCTCTCCTTGGCGAAATCGACCTGGAAGTTGATCCCGAACAGCGAAACTCCGCCGATCACCACCAGGGTCGCCCACATCAACGGCAGCATCCCGCTCCGGATCGCTTCCATCGGCGTGAACTGGCGCACCGCGGGCGGGTTCTTCGCCAGGCTCCGTGCCTTGCCCGCCGCGTTTCCCTTCCCCCACGCGATCGGGTCGACCTCGGCCGGCCACCAGTTCTTGGGCGGATCCTTGAACACGAAGCCGCACAGCCCGACCACCACCAGCATGTACAGCCCGATGGCATCCAGCGTGATCGTCACGTTCTCGTGGCCGAGAAACGCGCTGAACAGGTAAATGAACGGCACCGACCCGTAAGCGAAACCGCCGTTCACGAACCCGGTCCGCGCTCCCCTTTTCTCCGGATACCATTTCCCGACCATGTTGATGCAGGTCGCGTAAACCAGCCCGGCCCCGATGCCGCCGAGCACCGAGTAGCCGGCGAAGGCCACCACCAGGTTCCCGCTGTGCGCGATGGAGAAGTACCCGATCCCGGAGCAGAGCGCCCCGACGAGCATCGCCGTCTTGGCCGACACGATGTTCTTCTCCCGCAGCCGCCCGGCCGGGAACGCCACCCCGGCCTGGAAAACTGCCCAGATGCTGGCCAGCCAGAACGCGTCCGTCAGCGACCAGCCGTACTTCTCCTCCAGCGTCCCCTCCACGGCTCCCCAGCCGTATTCGAAGACGCTCACCGCCATCATGGCCACCCACGGCAGCCACACCATCCAGCTGCGGGACCGTCCCATCAGGTCCCGCGGGCTCTCCCCGATCCGGTAAGTCCGCCCGTTCTCGTCGACAATCTCCTGGTAAGTCGGTTGGGCTGCGGTCATGAGAATTCTCTTTCGTCACCGTTGACTTCGGTTCCCGTGCCGGGCTTTCTCCGTTCTTCCCCCGAGCCGGGACGCGTCCGCGCCCCGACGCCCTTCCCTGTCCCACTCCGCTGACCTGCGGTTACGTGCCGGGCAACTTACGCCTCCCTCTCCGAGTCGATCAAGACAGCAATCCGGCCGAACGCGCCCAGCGGTACTTCGCGCCGAGCACGGCCACCGGCTTCTCGGTCGTGTACGGATAGGCCACGATCCCGTGCGCGTACAGGTGCTCGCTGGCCTGCTCGACCTCGACATCCCCGGACAGCGACGCCACCACCGGTTTCTCGATCCCCCGCCGGCGAAACTCCTCGACCACGTCCACGACGAGCTCCGCGAACACCATCGGCGGAGTGACGATCGTGTGCCAGTAGCCGAGAACCAGCGAGTGAATCCGATCGTCGGACAGGCCGAGCGCGATCGTGTTCCGGTAGGTCGACGGCGGTTCGCCGCCGGTGATGTCCACCGGGTTGCCCGCCGCGCCGAACGGCGGGATGTACTGGCGGAACGCCGCGTCGAGGTCGTCCGGGATGTCCATCAGCGACAGTCCGTTGTCGACGCAGGCGTCCGAGAGCAGGACGCCGGAACCGCCCGCCCCGGTGATGATCACGACGTTCTCGCCCTTCGGCGTCGGCAGCCTCGGCACTCCGCGCGCGTATTCGAGCAGGTCGTTGAGGCCCGGCGCGCGGATCACCCCGCTCTGGCGCAGGATGTCGTCGTAGACCCGGTCGTTTCCGGCCAGCGCACCGGTGTGCGAGCCCGCGGCTTTCGCGCCCTGCGAGGTCCGGCCGGCCTTCAGCACGACGATCGGCTTCTTCGCCGACACTCGCTTCGCCGTCTCGGCGAAGGCGCGGCCGTCCTTGAGATCCTCCAGGTGCATCGCGACCAGCTCGGTGTTCTCGTCGTGCTCGAAAAAGGTGAGCAGGTCGTCCTCGTCGATGTCCGCCTTGTTCCCGACACCGACAATCGCCGAGACGCCCATGCCGGCGGACCGGCTGAATCCCAGAATGGCCATGCCGATTCCGCCGCTCTGCGACGAAAGCGCGACGCCGCCCTTGACGTCATAGGGCGTGCAGAACGTGGCCGACAGGTTCTCCGGCGTGTAGTAGTAGCCGTAGATGTTCGGGCCCAGGATCCGTACGCCATGCTTGCGCGCGACGGCCAGAACCTCGTTCTGCAGCTCGATGTTCCCGGTCTCGCCGAAGCCGGACGGGATCAGGATCGCCCCGGCGGCCCCCTTCGCGCCGACCTCTTCCAGCGCGGCGGGAACGAATTTGGCCGGGATCGCGAAGATCGCCACGTCCACGTCGCCCGGGACGTCGGCGATGCTCGGATACGCCTTGCGGTCCAGTATCTCCGCGGCCTTCGGGTTGATCGGGTAGATGTCGCCCGCGTAGCCGCCGTTGACGAGGTTCTTCATCACGGAATTGCCGATCTTGCCGTCCTCGGCGGACGCCCCGATCACCGCGACCGCGGCCGGTTTCATGATCCGGTTCATCGCGGCCAGGATCTCCTCCTGCCCGAACCGCATCGGCTCCGCGGCCGCGGCCGGGTCGACCAGCATCCGGACGTCGACCGCGGTGGCCCCGGATCCGGTCGCCAGCACCGGGTTCAAGTCCGCTTCGGCCAGTTGCGGGAAGTCCGTGACCAGCTGTGACAGCCGGTGCACGATCTCCGCCAGCGCGGCCTTGTCCACCGCCTCGGCGCCGCGCACGCCGTCGAGGATTTCCGCCGCGGCGATGCCGTCCACCATGGACAGTGCTTCCTCGGTGCTGGTGGGCGCGAGCCGGAAGGTCACGTCCTTCAGCACTTCGACCAGCACCCCGCCGAGCCCGAACGCGACGATCTTGCCGAAACTCGGATCGGTGACCGACCCGATGATCACCTCCTGGCCGCCGGTCAGCATCTGCTGTATCTGCACGCCAGTGATCCGCGCGGAGGCGTCATAAGCCTTGGCGTTGGCCAGAATCGCCCGATAGGCGTCCGCCACCGCCTGCTCGTCGCCGAGGCCGACCAGCACGCCGCCGGCCTCGGTCTTGTGCAGGATGTCCGGCGACACGATCTTCGCGACCACCGGGAATCCGATCTCCGCGGCCTGTGCCGCCGCCTCGTCCGCAGACGTGGCCAGCCGTTCCTGTGGGGTCGGAATCCCGTACGCCTCGCAGACCGCGCGGCCTTCCGGCGCGGTCAGCACCGACCGGCCCTCCGCCGCGACCCGCGAGAGGATCTCCTCCACCGCCGCCCGATCGGCCATCAGATGACCCCCGCGGCGCGGAACTGCTCGACGTCTTCCCTGCGGTAGCCGAGTTCGCCGAGCACCTGGTCGCTGTGTTCGCCCAGCAGCGGCGGACGCTCGACCTCCACCGGCGAATCCGACAGCTTCAGCGGGCAGCCCACAGTCTTGAACGCGCCGCGCTCCGGGTGCTCGACCTCGACCACCGAGCCCAGTTCGGCCAGCGTCTCGTCCTCGATCAGCTCCTTGGTGGACAGGATCGGCCCGCACGGGATGTTGCGGGCGTTGAGCAGCTCCATCACCTCCCATTTCGTCAGCTGCTCGGTCCACTCCTCGACGAGCGCGAACACCTTGTCCAGTTTGGACAACCGGGCCTCCGGGGTGGCCCAGTCCGGGTCCTCGGCCAGTTCCGGCCTGCCGATCAGCTCGGTCAGCGGGGCCCAGCCGACCGGCTGGACGATCACGTAGATGTAGTCGTTCGGCCCGCCCGGCGCGCAGCGCACCGCCCAGCCGGGCTGGCCGCCGCCGGACGCGTTGCCCGAACGCGGCACCTCGTCGCCGAACCGCTCGTTCGGGTACTCGCCGAGCGGCCCGTGCGCCAGCCTCTGCTGATCGCGCAGCTTCACCCGGCACAGGTTCAGCACCGCGTCCTGCATCGCGACCTGCACCCGCTGGCCGCGCCCAGTGGCGGTGCGCTGGTACAGCGCGGCGAGGATCGCCGCGACCAAGTGGATGCCGGTGCCCGAATCGCCGATCTGCGCGCCGGTGGCGGTCGGCGGGCCCTGCTCGAATCCGGTGGTGCTCATCGAGCCGCCCATCGCCTGCGCGATCACCTCGTAGGCTTTGAAGTTCGCGTACCGACCGGGGCCGAACCCTTTGATGGACGCGTAGATCAGCCGGTCGTTCAGCTCGTGCAGCCGCTCCCAGGAGAACCCGAAGCGGTCCACGACGCCGGGTCCGAAGTTCTCCACCAGCACGTCCGCCGAGGACACCAGTTTGGCGAAGACCTCCTTGCCCTGCTCGCTTTTCATGTTCAGCGTGATGCTGCGCTTGTTCGCGTTGAGCATGGTGAAGTAGAGACTGTCCGCATCGGGCAGATCGCGCAGCTGGCCGCGGGTGATGTCGCCGCGGCCGGGCGCTTCGAGTTTCACGACGTCCGCGCCGAGCCAGGCGAGGATCTGCGTCGACGACGGTCCGGATTGGACGTGGGTCATGTCGAGGACGCGGACGCCCTCCAGTGCCTTGCCCATCTTCAGGTCCTCCCGACTTACTTGTACATCGTCTGATTCATGGTTCCGGGGGCGTAGGCGTCCGGGTCGACCCAGACGTTGATCAGCGACGGCTTGCCCGATTCCCGCGCCCGGCGCAGCGCCGGCGCGATGTCCGCCGGGTCGCGGACCTCCTCGCCGTAGCCGCCGAGCATCCGGGCGAACTGGTCGTAGGGCACGTCGCCGAGGGTGTTGCCGATCCGTTCCCGGGCCAGTCCGTACTTCTGCGCCTGGCCGTAGCGGATCTGGTTCATCGACGAGTTGTTGCCGACGATCCCGACGAACGGCAGGTCGAACCGCACCAGCGTCTCGAAGTCCCAGCCGGTGAGGGAGAACGCGCCGTCGCCGAACAGCGCGACGACTTCCTGGTCCGGCCGGGCGTGTTTCGCGGCCAGCACGAACGGGATCCCGACGCCGAGCGTCCCGAGCGGGCCGGGATCCATCCAGTGCCCCGGCGACTTGGGCTGCACCACCTGGCCGGAGAAGGTCACGATGTCGCCGCCGTCGCCGATGTAGATGGAGTCCTCGGTGAGAAACTCGTTGATCTCGTGCACCAGCCGGTACGGGTGGATCGGGTTCGCGTCGGAGTGCTGCAGCGGCAGCCGCTTCAGCTTCGCCTTCTCCTCGACCGCGCGCAGTTCCTCCAGCCACGGCTTCCGGCCGACCGCTCCGGTGTCGACCCGCCCGGACGCCGCCTGCGCGACCGCCGCCAGGATCTGGCCGGGATCGCCGACGAGACCGAGGTCGATGTCGCGGTTCTTGCCGACGGTCCGGTAGTCGAGATCGACCTGGACCACCGTCGCGTCGGCGGAAAGCCTTTTGCCGTAACCCATCCGGAAGTCAAACGGCGTGCCGACGATGACGATCACGTCGGCGTTGTCGAACGCGTACCGGCGGGACAGCTGGAAATGGTGCGGGTCCCCGGGCGGGAGTGTGCCGCGCCCGGCGCCGTTCATGTACGCCGGGATGTTCAGCGCGCGGACAAGTTCGGTCGCCGGTTCGGTGGCCCTGGCGGTCCAGACCTGGCTGCCCAGCAGAATCGCCGGTTTGCGGGCGTGCACCAGCAGATCCGCCAGCCGCTCGACGTCCGCCGGGTCCCCGGCACTGCGCGTCGACGCACGATAGCGGCCCGGCTCCGGGATGCGCGCGTTCTCGAGCGGCACGCGGGCGTCCAGGACGTCGCGCGGAATTTCCAAAAAGGACGGTCCGGGCGCTCCGGCGAACGCCTCGCGGAACGCCATCGACACCAGGTCGGCCGCCCGGGAGGTATGCGGAACGGTGGCGGCGAACTTGGTGATCGGCGTCATCATGTCCACGTGCGGGAGGTCCTGCAGGGAGCCCATCTTGTGCTGGCTCAGCGCGCCCTGGCCGCCGATCAGCAGCATCGGGCTCTCCGCGCGCAACGCGTTCGCCACGCCGGTGACCGCGTCGGTCGTGCCCGGCCCGGCCGTGACGACCGCGCAGCCGGGGCGGCCGGTGATCCGTGCGTAGCCGTCCGCCGCGTGCGCCGCGACCTGCTCGTGGCGCACGTCGATGACGGCGATGCCTTCGTCGACGCAGCCGTCGTAGATGTCGATGATGTGGCCGCCGCAGAGGGTGAAGATGGTGTCCACGCCTTCGGCTTTGAGAGCCTTGGCGACCAGGTGGCCGCCGGAGATGGTCTGCGGAGCGGACTCGTCGACGGTGGCTGGCCCGGCCGGCTTCGCGTTGGCCTCCTCGCCGGCGAGCGATCCGGGCTGCTCGCCGGAGGCCGGCTCCTCGGCGCGTCGGGTGGCCGGTTCGCCGGCGTGCCGGCCGGTCGTGGTTGGCGACATGCGCAACTCCTCCTGTCCCGCGGCGGACCTCTCTGATCCGCGCGTTCGTCCCGGCCCGCTGCCGTCGGCTGCGCCGGGCGGGTGACCTGTCACCGCAGGTCAGCGGACTGTCGGCGGTGAACTGTAGATTGCATACCGTATGCGGTAGGCATTAGACTTACTCCTCGATCGGCCCGCTGTCCAGGGGCAGCGGCGGGTTTGTCCGAAGGCCGGTCCGCAGTCGCCGGGGCGGGTGCGGACCCGGGTCGGCACGGCATCGGCGGCAGCTGATTGCGGCTTCGAGCTGGCAAGACCGCCGCAGCGCCTCATCGGACCGGGCCGACAAGGCGGCGCACGGAACCGGGCGGCCCCGCCGCTTCCCCTCCCCCTAGCTCACTCAGCGCAGGAAGGACCCCCGATGGATCTCTTCGAACACCAAGCGCGCGACCTCTTCGCCGCGCACGGCGTGCCGGTCCCCCGCGGCCGCGTCGCCGACACTCCCGAACAGGCGCGGTCGGCGGCGGCCGAGATCGGCGGTGCCGTCGTAGTGAAGGCACAGGTCAAAACCGGCGGCCGAGGCAAGGCGGGCGGTGTCAAGATCGCCGCCTCGCCGGATGCGGCCGAGCAGGTCGCCGACGACATTCTCGGCATGGACCTCAAGGGCCACCGGGTGCAGCGCGTCCTCGTGACCGAGGCGAGCGACATCGCCGACGAGTACTACGTCTCCTATCTGCTCGACCGCGCGGACCGGACGTTCCTCGCCATGGCGTCGGCTGCCGGCGGAATGGACATCGAAGAAGTCGCCGCGACCCGGCCCGAATCGCTCGTGCGGGTGCCGGTCGACGCGCGGACCGGGATCACCCGGGCGAAAGCCGGCGAGATCGTCGACGCGGCCCGGCTTCCCGGCGAGGTCGCGGACGTGCTGGTTCGGCTGTGGCAGGTCTTCGCGGCGGAGGACGCCACTCTGGTCGAAGTGAATCCGCTGGCGCGTACCGGTACCGGGGAGATCGTCGCGCTCGACGGCAAGGTCACCCTGGACGACAACGCCGCGTTTCGCCATCCGGACCGGCCGGAGGACGCCGCCGGCGGCGATCCGCTGGAGCGCCAAGCCGCGGAGCAGGGCCTCAACTACGTGAAACTGCAGGGCGACATCGGCGTGATCGGCAACGGCGCCGGACTGGTGATGTCCACTTTGGACGTCGTCGCGGCAGCCGCCCAGCAGGCGGGTGCGGCCGGTCCGGCCAACTTCCTCGACATCGGCGGCGGTGCGTCGGCCGAGGTGATGTCGGCGGGGCTCGGCGTGATTCTCGGGGATCCGGCGGTGCGGAGCGTTTTCGTGAACGTCTTCGGCGGCATCACCGCCTGCGACGCGGTGGCCGACGGCATCGTGAAAGCGCTCGCGCTGCTGGGCGATCGCGCGACGAAGCCGCTGGTGGTGCGGCTCGACGGAAACAATGTCGCGCAGGGCCGGCAAATCCTGGCCGAGGCAGCGCATCCGCTGGTCACGGTGGTCGAAACGATGGACGACGCCGCTCGCGCAGCGGCCGAGCTGGCAGCGACGGGGAAGGACTGACCGATGGCGATCTTCCTGGACCAGAACAGCCGCATCGTCGTCTCCGGCATCACCGGAGCCGAGGGCCTCAAACACACCCGGCGGATGCTGGCCGCGGGCACGAACGTCGTCGGCGGGGTGAACCCGCGGAAAGCGGGCCAGCTGGTGCCGGTCGACGACCGCGAGCTGCCGGTCTTCGGCAGCGTGGCCGCGGCGATGTCGGAAACCGCCGCGGACACCGTGGTCTTGTTCGTGCCGCCGCCCTTCGTCAAAGACGCCGTGATCGAGGCGGTCGACGCCGGAATCGGCCTCGCCGTCGTGATCACCGAAGGCGTTCCGGTGCACGACGCAGCCGCGTTCTGGGCGCATGCCCGAGGCAGCCGCACCCGGATCATCGGCCCGAACTGCCCGGGCATCGTCTCCCCGGGCCGCTCGAACGCGGGCATCATCCCCGCCGACATCACCGGGCCGGGCCGGATCGGGCTGGTGTCCAAGTCCGGCACGCTCACCTACCAGCTGATGCACGAACTGCGCGACATCGGCTTCTCCAGCTGCGTCGGCATCGGCGGCGACCCGGTCATCGGCACCACGCACATCGACGCGGTCGAGGCGTTCGAAAAGGACCCGGACACCGATGTGATCGTCCTGATCGGCGAGATCGGCGGCGACGCCGAAGAACGCGCCGCGGAGTACGTGCGAGAGCAGGTCAGCAAGCCGGTCGTCGGATACGTCGCCGGGTTCACCGCGCCGGAGGGCAAGACAATGGGGCACGCGGGAGCCATCGTGTCGGGCTCGGCCGGCACCGCGACCGCCAAGAAGGCGGCGCTCGAAGCCGCCGGAATCCGAGTCGGGCGCACGCCCAGCGAAACGGCCCGGCTGGTGCGGGAGGTGCTGACAGAGGCGGACTAGCGGCCGCGA
This sequence is a window from Amycolatopsis benzoatilytica AK 16/65. Protein-coding genes within it:
- a CDS encoding GntR family transcriptional regulator, with the protein product MTETVSPLPDRGPTGRRTAKGSLAGKNAKRVERPAPLRQVVYDALAELIINRTLEPGQHLVEADLAEYLGVSRQPVREALQRLQTEGWVDLRPAQGAFVHLPTDEEADQLLGVRAVLETHSAQLAAACATEENIKRLWELQDVGMKALAADDAERLVAANADLHSYITELTGNAVLAELIGLVDRRVRWYYTPIARPRGRDAWQEHAELIQAIAAHNVEKAQQIMAQHTERTRKAFHEHPETAAE
- a CDS encoding OFA family MFS transporter; translation: MTAAQPTYQEIVDENGRTYRIGESPRDLMGRSRSWMVWLPWVAMMAVSVFEYGWGAVEGTLEEKYGWSLTDAFWLASIWAVFQAGVAFPAGRLREKNIVSAKTAMLVGALCSGIGYFSIAHSGNLVVAFAGYSVLGGIGAGLVYATCINMVGKWYPEKRGARTGFVNGGFAYGSVPFIYLFSAFLGHENVTITLDAIGLYMLVVVGLCGFVFKDPPKNWWPAEVDPIAWGKGNAAGKARSLAKNPPAVRQFTPMEAIRSGMLPLMWATLVVIGGVSLFGINFQVDFAKESQFGAFVAASSAGVLAVVNGVGRGIVGWASDRIGRKATLFWVLVIAAGAQFGVLWSGKTHSLFWFMVFAVLTGFGSGAFYPLFAALVPDYFGENYNATNYGIVYSAKLVGGVGGGGLAAGVIAAWGYTGAYVLAGCIALLSAGMTLFLRQPGRSGPGVGEGVVVPSAAPAAGSAGG
- a CDS encoding acetate--CoA ligase family protein — translated: MADRAAVEEILSRVAAEGRSVLTAPEGRAVCEAYGIPTPQERLATSADEAAAQAAEIGFPVVAKIVSPDILHKTEAGGVLVGLGDEQAVADAYRAILANAKAYDASARITGVQIQQMLTGGQEVIIGSVTDPSFGKIVAFGLGGVLVEVLKDVTFRLAPTSTEEALSMVDGIAAAEILDGVRGAEAVDKAALAEIVHRLSQLVTDFPQLAEADLNPVLATGSGATAVDVRMLVDPAAAAEPMRFGQEEILAAMNRIMKPAAVAVIGASAEDGKIGNSVMKNLVNGGYAGDIYPINPKAAEILDRKAYPSIADVPGDVDVAIFAIPAKFVPAALEEVGAKGAAGAILIPSGFGETGNIELQNEVLAVARKHGVRILGPNIYGYYYTPENLSATFCTPYDVKGGVALSSQSGGIGMAILGFSRSAGMGVSAIVGVGNKADIDEDDLLTFFEHDENTELVAMHLEDLKDGRAFAETAKRVSAKKPIVVLKAGRTSQGAKAAGSHTGALAGNDRVYDDILRQSGVIRAPGLNDLLEYARGVPRLPTPKGENVVIITGAGGSGVLLSDACVDNGLSLMDIPDDLDAAFRQYIPPFGAAGNPVDITGGEPPSTYRNTIALGLSDDRIHSLVLGYWHTIVTPPMVFAELVVDVVEEFRRRGIEKPVVASLSGDVEVEQASEHLYAHGIVAYPYTTEKPVAVLGAKYRWARSAGLLS
- the frc gene encoding formyl-CoA transferase gives rise to the protein MGKALEGVRVLDMTHVQSGPSSTQILAWLGADVVKLEAPGRGDITRGQLRDLPDADSLYFTMLNANKRSITLNMKSEQGKEVFAKLVSSADVLVENFGPGVVDRFGFSWERLHELNDRLIYASIKGFGPGRYANFKAYEVIAQAMGGSMSTTGFEQGPPTATGAQIGDSGTGIHLVAAILAALYQRTATGRGQRVQVAMQDAVLNLCRVKLRDQQRLAHGPLGEYPNERFGDEVPRSGNASGGGQPGWAVRCAPGGPNDYIYVIVQPVGWAPLTELIGRPELAEDPDWATPEARLSKLDKVFALVEEWTEQLTKWEVMELLNARNIPCGPILSTKELIEDETLAELGSVVEVEHPERGAFKTVGCPLKLSDSPVEVERPPLLGEHSDQVLGELGYRREDVEQFRAAGVI
- a CDS encoding thiamine pyrophosphate-binding protein, encoding MSPTTTGRHAGEPATRRAEEPASGEQPGSLAGEEANAKPAGPATVDESAPQTISGGHLVAKALKAEGVDTIFTLCGGHIIDIYDGCVDEGIAVIDVRHEQVAAHAADGYARITGRPGCAVVTAGPGTTDAVTGVANALRAESPMLLIGGQGALSQHKMGSLQDLPHVDMMTPITKFAATVPHTSRAADLVSMAFREAFAGAPGPSFLEIPRDVLDARVPLENARIPEPGRYRASTRSAGDPADVERLADLLVHARKPAILLGSQVWTARATEPATELVRALNIPAYMNGAGRGTLPPGDPHHFQLSRRYAFDNADVIVIVGTPFDFRMGYGKRLSADATVVQVDLDYRTVGKNRDIDLGLVGDPGQILAAVAQAASGRVDTGAVGRKPWLEELRAVEEKAKLKRLPLQHSDANPIHPYRLVHEINEFLTEDSIYIGDGGDIVTFSGQVVQPKSPGHWMDPGPLGTLGVGIPFVLAAKHARPDQEVVALFGDGAFSLTGWDFETLVRFDLPFVGIVGNNSSMNQIRYGQAQKYGLARERIGNTLGDVPYDQFARMLGGYGEEVRDPADIAPALRRARESGKPSLINVWVDPDAYAPGTMNQTMYK
- the sucC gene encoding ADP-forming succinate--CoA ligase subunit beta — encoded protein: MDLFEHQARDLFAAHGVPVPRGRVADTPEQARSAAAEIGGAVVVKAQVKTGGRGKAGGVKIAASPDAAEQVADDILGMDLKGHRVQRVLVTEASDIADEYYVSYLLDRADRTFLAMASAAGGMDIEEVAATRPESLVRVPVDARTGITRAKAGEIVDAARLPGEVADVLVRLWQVFAAEDATLVEVNPLARTGTGEIVALDGKVTLDDNAAFRHPDRPEDAAGGDPLERQAAEQGLNYVKLQGDIGVIGNGAGLVMSTLDVVAAAAQQAGAAGPANFLDIGGGASAEVMSAGLGVILGDPAVRSVFVNVFGGITACDAVADGIVKALALLGDRATKPLVVRLDGNNVAQGRQILAEAAHPLVTVVETMDDAARAAAELAATGKD
- the sucD gene encoding succinate--CoA ligase subunit alpha — protein: MAIFLDQNSRIVVSGITGAEGLKHTRRMLAAGTNVVGGVNPRKAGQLVPVDDRELPVFGSVAAAMSETAADTVVLFVPPPFVKDAVIEAVDAGIGLAVVITEGVPVHDAAAFWAHARGSRTRIIGPNCPGIVSPGRSNAGIIPADITGPGRIGLVSKSGTLTYQLMHELRDIGFSSCVGIGGDPVIGTTHIDAVEAFEKDPDTDVIVLIGEIGGDAEERAAEYVREQVSKPVVGYVAGFTAPEGKTMGHAGAIVSGSAGTATAKKAALEAAGIRVGRTPSETARLVREVLTEAD